A genomic stretch from Pontibacter liquoris includes:
- a CDS encoding universal stress protein: protein MYKILLPVDFTAGTEEACRYALRLAAAQPQARLLLLHCHQDYLSDADTDMPPPQEMTQSERQTERVLHRNDTDAQMQLEELYLQLLNEAGLEGSHVQVERALVHGLPEEKIAEEAQRYNPDLVVMATRGETSLARNIFGTVTTKMAQKLNVPLLTVPNTNTGQAGHNILYATSFDQADKEAILYLIGTLAPFHPTLHCLHIATPADQKKARQLLAQLKEKLQPNLAEQDVHFTLLEGDDVAETLQDYVQRERIDLLALTTHKQGMLAGILHPSLAEKLVLTAEVPLLIFHNNDTAT from the coding sequence ATGTATAAAATCCTGCTCCCTGTTGATTTCACTGCCGGTACGGAAGAGGCCTGTCGCTATGCGCTTAGGCTGGCAGCCGCCCAGCCACAGGCCCGGCTGCTATTGTTGCATTGCCACCAGGACTATCTGTCGGATGCCGATACGGACATGCCCCCACCCCAGGAAATGACCCAATCGGAGCGACAGACAGAGCGGGTGCTACATCGCAATGATACTGATGCCCAAATGCAACTGGAAGAATTGTACCTGCAGCTTTTGAACGAGGCTGGCTTAGAAGGGAGCCATGTACAGGTGGAACGTGCCTTAGTCCATGGGTTGCCGGAAGAGAAGATCGCCGAAGAGGCACAGCGCTATAATCCAGACCTGGTGGTAATGGCTACCCGGGGCGAGACGAGCCTGGCCCGCAATATTTTTGGCACCGTTACAACCAAAATGGCACAGAAACTGAACGTGCCGCTACTCACCGTTCCGAATACCAATACCGGACAGGCAGGGCACAACATCCTATACGCCACCAGCTTTGATCAGGCAGATAAAGAAGCCATTTTGTACCTGATCGGTACTTTGGCACCCTTCCATCCTACCCTCCACTGCCTGCACATCGCAACGCCGGCAGACCAGAAGAAAGCCAGGCAGCTACTAGCGCAGCTCAAAGAAAAACTGCAACCCAATTTAGCTGAACAAGACGTTCACTTTACCCTGCTGGAGGGCGACGATGTAGCAGAGACACTGCAGGACTATGTGCAACGCGAACGGATAGACCTGCTGGCGCTTACTACCCACAAGCAGGGGATGTTGGCGGGGATACTGCACCCCAGTCTGGCAGAGAAACTTGTCCTCACAGCAGAAGTGCCACTGCTAATCTTCCACAACAACGACACTGCTACCTAG
- a CDS encoding ATP-grasp domain-containing protein: protein MAIQQIAFITYKSTGNYSGISDEENEALLLFLQEKGLAISYQIWDDPTVDWRRFDAIIMKSPWDYFDKINAFNAWLDELEKLDVPVLNPLQTIRWNTDKSYFKDLAAQRVEVVPTLWLNQGDAFQAEEVFAQLGVEKIIVKPRVSGGAKNTLALTLEQAVASTSAINALLQQEPFMAQPFIPEVAQQGEWSFLFFGGKYSHTVLKTARPGDFRVQHFFGGTIHTPTPPAALLATAQTIVEKFAADCLYARVDGVAIDGRFVLMELELIEPFLFMATSPGAMARYYEALQAQLQALRVS from the coding sequence ATGGCTATCCAACAAATCGCTTTCATAACCTATAAAAGTACGGGTAATTACAGTGGCATTTCAGATGAGGAGAACGAAGCGCTGCTCCTGTTTCTGCAGGAAAAAGGCCTGGCCATTTCGTATCAGATCTGGGACGACCCTACTGTGGACTGGCGCCGGTTCGATGCCATTATCATGAAGTCGCCGTGGGATTACTTTGATAAGATAAATGCTTTTAATGCTTGGCTGGATGAACTCGAGAAGCTGGATGTGCCGGTGCTGAACCCCTTGCAAACCATCCGCTGGAACACCGATAAAAGCTACTTCAAAGACCTGGCAGCACAGCGCGTGGAGGTAGTGCCTACCTTGTGGCTGAACCAGGGCGATGCGTTTCAGGCCGAGGAGGTGTTTGCCCAATTGGGCGTGGAAAAGATCATCGTGAAACCGCGCGTGAGCGGGGGCGCCAAGAATACGCTGGCCCTTACCCTGGAGCAGGCCGTCGCCAGCACTTCTGCCATCAACGCGCTGCTGCAACAGGAACCTTTCATGGCGCAGCCTTTTATTCCGGAGGTGGCGCAGCAGGGCGAGTGGTCTTTCCTGTTTTTCGGGGGCAAGTATAGCCATACCGTGCTTAAAACCGCCAGGCCCGGCGATTTCCGGGTTCAGCACTTCTTTGGCGGTACCATTCATACGCCCACGCCACCGGCAGCCTTGTTGGCCACGGCGCAAACCATTGTAGAGAAGTTCGCCGCCGACTGCCTGTATGCCCGCGTAGACGGCGTAGCGATTGACGGCCGCTTTGTGCTGATGGAACTCGAACTGATAGAGCCTTTCCTCTTTATGGCAACCAGCCCGGGAGCTATGGCGCGTTATTATGAAGCGCTGCAGGCGCAGTTGCAGGCGTTGCGGGTAAGCTAG